A window of Emcibacter sp. SYSU 3D8 genomic DNA:
TGATCTTCGTGTTCGAGAACAACGGCTATTCCGAGCAGACCGCCCCGGCCTATGCGGTTGGCGCCGGCAAGACCGATCTGGTCCGCCGCGCCGAAGGCTTCGGCATGCCGGCGTCCAAGCATGACGGCACCGACTTCTTCGCGGTCTACGAAGCGACCCGCGAGGCCGTCGAGCGCGCCCGCACGGGTGGCGGCCCGACCGCTTTCGAGTTCAATTGCCTGCGCTATTTCGGCCACTTCGAGGGCGATCCCCAGAAGTACCGGATCAAGGGCGAGATCGAGATGGCCCGTGAGTCCATGGATTGTCTCAAGAACTTCCGGAAGCGCGTGACCGAGGCCAAGCTGCTCGAGAGCAGCGACATGGACGCGATCGACAGCGATGTCATGAAGCTGATCGACGAAGCCGTCGAGGAGGCCATCGCCGCGCCGTTCCCGCCGGACACGGACGTCACCAAGAACGTCTACATCAACTACTAGGGCAGGGGAGCATCGCATGGCTATCAAGACATATCGTGAGGCGATTACCGAAGCCCTGATGATCGAGATGGACCGCGACGAGCGGGTCATTATCATGGGTGAGGACGTCGCCGGCGGCGCCGGCGGTTCCGCCGGTGTTCGCGACAACCAGAACGGCATTTTCGGCACGTATCCGCAGTTCCATGCGCGGTACGGCGAGAACCGCTTCATCGACACGCCGATTTCCGAGGCCGCCATCGTCGGCGCCGCCGCGGGCGCGGCGCTTGCCGGGCTCCGCCCGGTCGTCGAGATCATGTTCGCGGACTTCATCGGCTATTGCCTGGATCAGATCATGAACCAGGCGGCCAAGTTCCGGTACATGTTCGGCGGCACGTCGCGGACTCCGATGGTGCTGCGCACTGCCTACGGCGCCGGCCTTTCCGCCGCCGCCCAGCATTCGCAGGCCATCTATCCGCTCATCACGCACATTCCGGGCATCAAGGTTGCCGTGCCGTCCAAGCCGGCCGACGTCAAAGGCCTGATGCTGACGGCGATGCGCGACGATGATCCGGTGGTGTTCTTCGATCACAAGGCGCTGTTCGGCGTGCAGGGTGAAGTGCCGGAAGGCGACACCGCGATTCCGTTCGGCAAGGGCATGCGCTACCGTGAAGGCAAGGACGCGACCGTGGTCGCCATCGGCCGCATGGTGCACTTCTCCGAAGCCGTCGTGGACAAGCTGTCCAAGGAAGGTGGCATCACCTGCGACGTCATCGACCCGCGCACCACGTCGCCGCTGGACGAGGATATCATCCTGGCCAGCGTCGAGAAGACCGGCCGGCTGATCATCGTCGACGAATCGCCGCCCCGTTGCTCGGTGGCCGGCGATATTTCGGCCATGGTGGCGATGAAGGGCTTCGACTTCCTCGACGCGCCGATCCAGATGGTCACCTCGGCTCACTCGCCGGTGCCGTTCGCTCCGAACCTGGAGCGGGCCTATCTGCCCAGCGGCGCCAAGATCGAAGAAGCGATCCGGAAGTCCGTCGAGTACTAAGCCGGGTTTGTTTGGCGTTGTCGCCCCGGCGGATGCAGTCATCCACCGGGGCGATGATGCGTTAAGGGGAATGAAGGAGAGATCGCCATGGCCAATATCAAGGCAATCATCATGCCGAAGTGGGGCCTTGAAATGGTCGAGGGCACCCTGGCCAAGTGGCATGTTGCTGAAGGCCAGCCCGTCGACAAGGGCCAGCCCATCATGGACGTTGAAACCGAGAAGATCGCCAACGAGGTCGAAGCCGACATTCCGGGCGTGATGCGCCGGCATGTGGCCCAGGAGGGCCAGGTGATCCCGGTCGGCGGCCTGCTCGGCGTGATCGCCGACAAGGACATGTCGGATGCCGACGTCGAGAGCTTCGTCAAGAGCTACCGCTCGGAGGCCGTGGGCCGCGTCGAGGCGCTGAGCTCGGACGCCGAAAAGGCGGATGAGCCGAAGGCTGATTCCGGCGCCGGTTCCTACGGCTCCGCACCGGTTGCAGCCGCGGCCGACGACGACGATGCCGGCGGTTCGGGCAAGCGCGCCTCGCCGCGCGCGAAGAAACTTGCCGAGACCCTGGGCGTCGACATCAACAAGGTGCCCAGCGAGGGCAACCGCGTTTCCGACCGCGATGTGCAGGCCTATTTCGACAGTCTGCAGAGCGAGGATGCCGCCGACGCGGCGCCCGCCGGCAACGTCCGGACCACGCCTCGGGTCAAGACGCTGGCCAAGAAGCTTGGCGTCGACCTGTCGGAAGTGAGCGGTACCGGCAACAACGGCCGCATCACCGAGGACGACGTGCGCGCCCATGCGGACGGCGCTGGCCCGCTCAACGAGGATGTGCGCAGCACGCCGGCAGTGCGCAAGCTGGCCAAGGAGCTGGGCATCGATCTCGCCCGCGTCCAGGGCTCGGGCAAGAACGGCCGCATCACGAAGGAAGATGTCGAAGCCGCCGCCGCCGCGCCGAAGGGTGCGCCTGCCGCTGCTTCGGCTGCCTATGTGCCGGGCGTCAACCCGCACACGGTCGAGCCGCTCAACTCCATGCGCAAGACCATCGCGCGCCGCCTGACGGAAGCCAAGCAGAACATTCCGCACATCTACCTCACCGTGGACGTGGAACTGGATCGCCTGCTGGCCCGCCGCCAGAAGTACAACGCGGCGAACGACGTGAAGACTTCGGTTAACGACTTCATCATCCGGGCCTGCGGCCTGGCGCTGAAGCACGTGCCGAAGATGAACGTGCAGTACCACGATGACGGCCTGCATTTCTTCCAGCACGCCGACATCTCCATGGCGGTATCGCTGGAAGGCGGCCTGATCACCCCG
This region includes:
- a CDS encoding 2-oxo acid dehydrogenase subunit E2, producing the protein MANIKAIIMPKWGLEMVEGTLAKWHVAEGQPVDKGQPIMDVETEKIANEVEADIPGVMRRHVAQEGQVIPVGGLLGVIADKDMSDADVESFVKSYRSEAVGRVEALSSDAEKADEPKADSGAGSYGSAPVAAAADDDDAGGSGKRASPRAKKLAETLGVDINKVPSEGNRVSDRDVQAYFDSLQSEDAADAAPAGNVRTTPRVKTLAKKLGVDLSEVSGTGNNGRITEDDVRAHADGAGPLNEDVRSTPAVRKLAKELGIDLARVQGSGKNGRITKEDVEAAAAAPKGAPAAASAAYVPGVNPHTVEPLNSMRKTIARRLTEAKQNIPHIYLTVDVELDRLLARRQKYNAANDVKTSVNDFIIRACGLALKHVPKMNVQYHDDGLHFFQHADISMAVSLEGGLITPIIRAADAKSVAEIAAEAKDLAVRARAGKLKMDEIQGGTFSISNMGMLGIRNFDAVINPPQGAILAVGKGEERIVARNGAPAVATVMTVTLSCDHRAIDGALGARFLEVFKDLCEEPLALVL
- a CDS encoding pyruvate dehydrogenase complex E1 component subunit beta encodes the protein MAIKTYREAITEALMIEMDRDERVIIMGEDVAGGAGGSAGVRDNQNGIFGTYPQFHARYGENRFIDTPISEAAIVGAAAGAALAGLRPVVEIMFADFIGYCLDQIMNQAAKFRYMFGGTSRTPMVLRTAYGAGLSAAAQHSQAIYPLITHIPGIKVAVPSKPADVKGLMLTAMRDDDPVVFFDHKALFGVQGEVPEGDTAIPFGKGMRYREGKDATVVAIGRMVHFSEAVVDKLSKEGGITCDVIDPRTTSPLDEDIILASVEKTGRLIIVDESPPRCSVAGDISAMVAMKGFDFLDAPIQMVTSAHSPVPFAPNLERAYLPSGAKIEEAIRKSVEY